In a genomic window of Urocitellus parryii isolate mUroPar1 chromosome 2, mUroPar1.hap1, whole genome shotgun sequence:
- the Slc5a3 gene encoding sodium/myo-inositol cotransporter: MRAVLETADIAIVALYFILVICIGFFAMWKSNRSTVSGYFLAGRSMTWVAIGASLFVSNIGSEHFIGLAGSGAASGFAVGAWEFNALLLLQLLGWVFIPIYIRSGVYTMPEYLSKRFGGHRIQVYFAALSLILYIFTKLSVDLYSGALFIQESLGWNLYVSVILLIGMTALLTVTGGLVAVIYTDTLQALLMIVGALTLMIISMMEIGGFEEVKRRYMLASPNIPSILLTYNLSNTNSCNVNPKKEALKMLRDPTDEDVPWPGFILGQTPASVWYWCADQVIVQRVLAAKNIAHAKGSTLMAGFLKLLPMFIIVVPGMISRILFTDDIACINPEHCMQVCGSRAGCSNIAYPRLVMKLVPVGLRGLMMAVMIAALMSDLDSIFNSASTIFTLDVYKLIRKSASSRELMIVGRIFVAFMVVISIAWVPIIVEMQGGQMYLYIQEVADYLTPPVAALFLLAIFWKRCNEQGAFYGGMAGFVLGAVRLILAFAYRAPECDQPDNRPGFIKDIHYMYVATALFWVTGLITVIVSLLTPPPTKEQIRTTTFWSKKNLVTKESCSQKDEPYKMQEKSILRCSENSEAIIHVIPNGKSEDSIKGLQPEDVNLLVTCREEGNPVASLGHSEAETPVDTYSNGQAALMGEKERKKETEDRSRYWKFIDWFCGFKSKSISKRSLRDLMEEEAICLQMLEETPQVKVILNIGLFAVCSLGIFMFVYFSI, encoded by the coding sequence ATGAGGGCTGTTCTGGAGACAGCAGACATTGCCATAGTGGCCCTGTATTTTATCCTGGTGATATGCATTGGTTTTTTTGCCATGTGGAAATCTAATAGAAGCACCGTGAGTGGATACTTCCTGGCGGGGCGCTCTATGACCTGGGTAGCAATTGGTGCCTCTCTGTTTGTGAGCAATATTGGGAGTGAGCACTTCATTGGGCTGGCAGGATCTGGAGCTGCAAGTGGATTTGCAGTGGGCGCATGGGAATTCAATGCCTTACTGCTTTTGCAACTTTTGGGATGGGTTTTCATCCCAATTTACATCCGGTCGGGGGTATACACCATGCCTGAATACTTGTCCAAGCGATTTGGTGGCCATAGGATTCAGGTCTATTTTGCAGCCCTGTCTCTGATTCTCTATATCTTCACCAAGCTCTCAGTGGATCTGTATTCGGGTGCCCTCTTTATCCAGGAGTCTTTGGGTTGGAACCTCTATGTGTCTGTCATCCTGCTCATTGGTATGACTGCTTTGCTGACTGTCACCGGAGGCCTTGTTGCAGTGATCTACACAGACACTCTTCAGGCTCTGCTCATGATTGTTGGGGCACTCACACTTATGATTATTAGCATGATGGAGATTGGTGGGTTTGAGGAAGTTAAGAGAAGGTACATGTTGGCCTCACCTAATATCCCTTCCATCTTGTTGACATACAACCTATCAAACACAAATTCTTGTAACGTCAACCCCAAGAAAGAAGCCCTAAAAATGTTGCGGGATCCAACAGATGAAGATGTTCCATGGCCCGGATTCATCCTTGGGCAGACCCCAGCCTCAGTGTGGTACTGGTGTGCTGACCAAGTCATCGTACAAAGGGTCCTGGCAGCCAAAAACATTGCTCACGCCAAAGGCTCTACTCTTATGGCTGGCTTCTTGAAGCTTCTGCCAATGTTTATCATAGTTGTCCCAGGAATGATTTCCAGGATACTGTTTACTGATGATATAGCTTGCATCAACCCAGAGCACTGCATGCAAGTGTGTGGAAGCCGAGCTGGGTGCTCCAATATTGCTTACCCACGCCTGGTGATGAAGCTTGTTCCTGTGGGCCTTCGGGGGTTGATGATGGCTGTGATGATTGCAGCTCTAATGAGTGACTTGGACTCTATATTTAACAGTGCCAGTACTATATTCACTCTTGATGTGTACAAACTCATCCGCAAGAGTGCAAGCTCCCGGGAACTAATGATTGTGGGGAGGATATTTGTGGCTTTTATGGTGGTGATCAGCATAGCATGGGTACCAATCATTGTGGAGATGCAAGGTGGCCAGATGTACCTTTACATTCAGGAGGTAGCAGATTACCTGACCCCCCCAGTGGCGGCCCTGTTCCTTTTGGCGATTTTCTGGAAGCGCTGCAATGAACAAGGGGCTTTCTATGGTGGAATGGCTGGCTTTGTTCTTGGAGCAGTCCGTTTGATACTGGCCTTTGCCTACCGTGCCCCGGAGTGTGACCAACCTGATAATAGACCAGGCTTCATCAAAGACATTCATTATATGTATGTGGCCACGGCATTGTTTTGGGTCACAGGACTCATTACTGTAATTGTCAGCCTTCTCACGCCACCTCCCACAAAGGAACAGATTCGCACCACCACCTTTTGGTCTAAGAAGAACCTGGTGACAAAGGAAAGCTGCTCTCAGAAAGATGAACCATACAAGATGCAGGAGAAGAGCATTCTGCGATGCAGTGAGAACAGTGAGGCCATCATCCATGTCATTCCCAATGGGAAATCTGAAGATAGTATTAAGGGCCTTCAGCCTGAAGATGTCAATCTTTTGGTGACCTGCAGAGAGGAGGGTAACCCTGTGGCTTCCTTGGGTCATTCAGAGGCAGAAACACCGGTAGATACTTATTCCAATGGGCAAGCGGCTCTCATgggtgagaaagagagaaagaaagaaacagaggatAGAAGCCGGTACTGGAAGTTCATAGACTGGTTTTGTGGCTTTAAAAGTAAGAGCATCAGCAAGAGGAGTCTCAGAGACTTGATGGAGGAGGAGGCTATCTGTTTACAAATGTTAGAAGAGACTCCACAAGTTAAAGTCATACTAAATATTGGACTTTTTGCtgtgtgttctcttggaattttcatgtttgtttatttctccatatga